A single region of the Podospora pseudopauciseta strain CBS 411.78 chromosome 1, whole genome shotgun sequence genome encodes:
- a CDS encoding hypothetical protein (COG:S; EggNog:ENOG503NXV4): MSMLGVCHPADGQTVMPNMADQLNSNNNSMHMPMSFGRIHPTARNPLSPPSQKPNLSTARSIMPNPSHLLSPPGPAPLDDMNSDMNITTAQNSKGFEMQRPNPPPSPPVSPPSSPLSKSTASVMHRSVGPSDPILYETAERASAAPLPLFPPAPRTAGSVEDDLMNKHIAARPPSLFESVSPPKREDYQLVIYFKSEVYKRFSQNPRKWMEQERRLRQADRESARSVARARLPTILPASNPTPPRIHVPRAPVARVQKPRSPKVKAQAPRPIRATPAPTRPPTAGHVHATPEPRMRNAAPNREDKDFEALEDLSPPLDSLPQGRPNSLKVEWKGNALDLSNDPHRHLLHPDELILASNLRLDCATYLTSKRRIFLRRRECALIGKEFRKTDAQQACKIDVNKASKLWQAYDKVGWLNIEWTRARP, from the coding sequence ATGTCAATGCTTGGGGTTTGCCACCCTGCAGACGGCCAGACAGTCATGCCCAACATGGCTGACCAACTgaactccaacaacaactcgaTGCACATGCCTATGTCGTTTGGAAGAATTCACCCGACGGCAAGGAACCCATTGTCACCGCCTTCCCAAAAGCCAAACTTGTCTACCGCACGCTCCATCATGCCAAACCCAAGTCATCTCCTGTCTCCTCCTGGACCTGCTCCCTTGGACGACATGAACTCGGACAtgaacatcaccaccgcgCAGAACAGCAAGGGTTTTGAAATGCAGCgcccaaacccacctccttccccgccTGTGTCGCCTCCTTCATCGCCGCTTTCGAAGTCGACCGCGTCCGTGATGCACCGCAGCGTCGGACCAAGCGATCCGATTTTGTATGAGACTGCCGAAAGGGCCAGCGCTGCCCCCTTGCCGCTCTTTCCACCGGCCCCCAGGACAGCTGGATCAGTGGAGGATGACTTGATGAACAAACACATTGCGGCGAGACCTCCCAGTCTATTTGAGAGCGTCTCGCCTCCTAAACGGGAGGACTATCAGCTGGTGATCTACTTCAAGTCTGAGGTCTACAAAAGGTTCAGCCAAAATCCTAGGAAGTGGATGGAGCAGGAAAGGAGGTTGCGGCAGGCCGATCGTGAGAGCGCGAGAAGTGTGGCGAGGGCGCGGCTTCCGACCATCCTTCCGGCTTCCAACCCTACGCCACCTCGGATACACGTTCCCAGGGCACCTGTGGCTCGTGTGCAGAAACCAAGATCCCCCAAGGTCAAGGCACAAGCCCCTAGGCCTATCCGAGCAACTCCCGCGCCAACTCGTCCGCCGACAGCGGGTCACGTCCACGCCACCCCAGAGCCTCGCATGCGAAACGCGGCGCCAAATCGCGAGGACAAGGATTTTGAGGCATTGGAAGATCTTTCACCGCCACTCGACTCGCTCCCGCAAGGGAGGCCAAATAGTCTAAAGGTGGAATGGAAGGGGAATGCTCTGGATCTCAGCAACGACCCACATCGTCACTTGCTTCACCCTGACGAACTCATCCTGGCAAGCAACCTTCGGCTGGACTGCGCTACATATCTCACGAGCAAGAGACGTATATTTTTGCGCAGGCGCGAATGTGCCTTGATTGGGAAGGAATTTCGCAAGACTGACGCACAACAGGCCTGCAAGATCGATGTCAACAAGGCCTCGAAGCTTTGGCAGGCATACGATAAAGTTGGATGGCTCAACATTGAGTGGACCAGGGCTCGTCCTTAG
- a CDS encoding hypothetical protein (EggNog:ENOG503P0HT; COG:S), whose protein sequence is MSTQSEPATSSNGVRVVGDEEKGLHRTQTGVTMSPELFEKLYLTPKVPHVGDNNRRFANPTALGFVGFVISTFTFSIVCMGWGGASGFSPVVGIFFFVGPVLLLFAMVFEWIMGNFFPMMVMGLFAVFWLSFGMLQLPTLQLAAPYATDADPTGLASREYNTVIALYLIVWGFALFTFFIFTCKINAVFATIFLLVSLGAWVLSGAYFRASAGDFDGAGKLQKAGGALLFIVALLGWYMCFIIMAGEMRITLSLPVGDLSHLWPKTDVELAAVEQREHRD, encoded by the exons ATGTCAACCCAAAGCGAGCCAGCAACGAGCTCCAATGGCGTCCGGGTggtgggcgatgaggagaagGGCCTCCACAGAACGCAGACTGGGGTGACAATGTCCCCAGAGCTCTTCGAGAAACTCTACCTCACACCAAAAGTTCCCCATGTTGGGGACAACAACAGACGCTTTGCGAATCCTACGGCATTGGGGTTTGTCGG CTTCGTGATCTCAACCTTCACCTTTTCAATCGTCTGTatgggatggggtggagCCTCAGGATTCTCTCCTGTCGT GGGgattttcttcttcgtcggccccgtcctcctcctcttcgcaATGGTCTTCGAGTGGATAATGGGGAACTTCTTTCCCATGATGGTCATGGGCCTGTTCGCCGTGTTCTGGCTGAGTTTCGGAATGCTCCAGCTCCCAACTTTGCAACTGGCTGCTCCATATGCCACCGATGCTGATCCGACAGGACTTGCCTCGCGCGAATACAACACCGTCATTGCGCTGTATTTGATTGTCTGGGGGTTCGCCCTAttcaccttcttcatcttcacaTGCAAGATCAACGCTGTCTTTGCCACTATTTTCTTGCTGGTCAGCCTTGGAGCCTGGGTGTTGAGTGGTGCATACTTTCGAGCAAGTGCCGGGGACTTTGATGGTGCTGGGAAACTGCAAAAG GCGGGTGGTGCATTATTGTTCATAGTGGCGTTGCTAGGATGGTACATGTgtttcatcatcatggcggGAGAAATGCGCATCACGCTGAGTCTTCCAGTTGGCGATTTAAGCCATCTCTGGCCTAAGACTGATGTCGAGTTAGCGGCAGTTGAGCAGCGTGAGCATCGGGATTGA
- a CDS encoding hypothetical protein (COG:Q; EggNog:ENOG503P0G5), whose amino-acid sequence MLPLKSFQFFLLPPSVLNLQRKAMSLSPLTSRLIQTSTLSTTRLSSLPVLSRAIHTAVPRAKAPAPQPLSLNTPQKQAFRHFTKMSKSVAAASHDDFNRNSLFNLKGRVALVTGGGSGIGLMATQALAANGAKVYIVGRTKEKLDKVVEIYNKDIEGEIIAIQGDVTKKEEVARLYKEISAREKCLCILINNAGVSSTTVTTETETAQEMKHNLFENENMTEKDWTDTYQTNVASIYFMTSAFLPLLQASSERHPHWSGTVINISSISGLVKGSQHHFSYNASKAAAVHLTRMMAAEIAENGHKIRVNSIAPGVFPSEMTADESDEYQKSHIDAEKYKGKVPAGRPGRDIDMAQAVLALAANQYIDGQTVVVDGGYTLTMGM is encoded by the exons ATGCTACCCTTAAAGAGCTTCCAGTTCTTTTTATTGCCTCCAAGCGTTTTGAACCTCCAAAGAAAAGCCATGTCCCTCTCGCCCTTGACATCTCGTCTCATCCAAACATCTACTCTCTCAACCACAAGACTCAGTTCACTCCCAGTTCTCTCTCGCGCGATCCACACAGCGGTGCCCAGAGCGaaagctccagctcctcaacCACTATCactcaacaccccccaaaaGCAAGCCTTTCGTCACTTCACCAAAATGTCGAAGAGCGTTGCCGCCGCATCTCACGATGACTTCAACCGCAACTCCCTTTTCAACCTCAAAGGCCGCGTCGCCCTCGTCACGGGCGGCGGTTCTGGAATCGGTCTCATGGCCACCCAAGCCCTCGCGGCTAACGGTGCCAAAGTCTACATCGTCGGCCGCACCAAAGAGAAGCTCGACAAGGTAGTCGAGATCTACAACAAGGACATTGAGGGCGAGATCATCGCCATCCAAGGGGACGTCaccaagaaggaagaggtcgCCCGTCTGTACAAGGAGATCTCCGCGCGGGAAAAGTGCTTGtgcatcctcatcaacaatgCCGGCGTGAGCAGCACGACGGTTACGACAGAGACGGAGACGGCGCAGGAGATGAAGCACAATTTGTTTGAGAATGAGAACATGACGGAGAAAGACTGGACGGATACATACCAGACCAATGTCGCGAGCATTTACTTTATGACCTCGGCGTTTTTGCCATTGCTGCAGGCCAGCTCGGAGAGGCACCCTCACTGGTCGGGGACTGTGATCAACATTAGCAGTATTAGcgggttggtgaaggggtCGCAGCATC ACTTTAGCTACAACGCCAGCaaagccgccgccgtccACCTCACGCGAATGATGGCGGCGGAGATCGCCGAGAACGGCCACAAGATCCGCGTCAACAGCATCGCTCCGGGTGTCTTCCCCAGTGAGATGACCGCTGACGAGAGCGACGAGTATCAGAAGAGCCACATTGACGCTGAGAAGTACAAGGGCAAAGTACCAGCTGGCCGGCCAGGAAGGGATATTGACATGGCCCAGGCTGTGTTGGCGCTAGCAGCCAACCAGTACATTGATGGCCAgacggttgttgttgatggtggctACACCCTTACCATGGGTATGTAG